The Bacillus pseudomycoides genome contains a region encoding:
- the gapN gene encoding NADP-dependent glyceraldehyde-3-phosphate dehydrogenase has translation MTTSNTYKFYVNGEWRESSSGEIIDIPSPYLHEVIGQVQAITRGEVDEAIASAKEAQKSWAEASLQDRAKYLYKWADELVNMQDEIADIIMKEVGKGYKDAKKEVVRTADFIRYTVDEALHMHGESMMGDSFPGGSKSKLAIIQRAPLGVVLAISPFNYPVNLSAAKLAPALIMGNAVIFKPATQGAISGIKMVEALYKAGLPKGLVNVVTGRGSVIGDYLVEHAGIDMVSFTGGTNTGKHLAKKAAMIPLVLELGGKDPGIVREDADLEEAAKHIVSGAFSYSGQRCTAIKRVLVHENVADELVSLLKDQVAELTVGSPEQDSTIVPLIDDKSADFVQGLVDDAVEKGATIVIGNKRERNLIYPTLIDDVTEDMKVAWEEPFGPILPIIRVSSDEQAIEIANKSDFGLQASVFTKDINKAFAIANKIDTGSVQINGRTERGPDHFPFIGVKGSGMGAQGIHKSLESMTREKVTVLNLV, from the coding sequence ATGACAACTAGCAATACGTACAAATTTTATGTAAACGGAGAATGGAGAGAAAGCTCTTCAGGAGAAATAATCGACATTCCATCTCCATACTTACACGAAGTAATTGGTCAAGTACAAGCAATTACTCGCGGAGAAGTAGATGAAGCAATTGCATCTGCAAAAGAAGCTCAAAAATCATGGGCTGAAGCTTCCCTACAAGATCGCGCAAAATATTTATATAAATGGGCTGATGAGCTCGTAAATATGCAAGATGAAATTGCCGATATCATTATGAAAGAAGTTGGTAAAGGATATAAAGATGCAAAGAAAGAAGTTGTTCGTACAGCTGACTTTATTCGTTACACAGTTGACGAAGCACTTCACATGCACGGAGAAAGCATGATGGGGGATAGCTTCCCTGGCGGATCTAAATCTAAACTTGCGATTATCCAACGCGCACCACTTGGTGTTGTATTAGCAATCTCACCATTTAACTACCCAGTAAACTTATCTGCTGCAAAACTTGCACCAGCACTTATTATGGGTAACGCGGTTATCTTTAAACCTGCAACACAAGGCGCAATTAGCGGTATTAAAATGGTTGAAGCACTTTATAAAGCAGGTCTTCCAAAAGGACTTGTAAATGTAGTTACAGGACGTGGTTCTGTAATTGGTGACTACTTAGTAGAGCATGCTGGCATCGATATGGTATCGTTCACAGGTGGTACAAATACAGGTAAACACTTAGCGAAAAAAGCTGCGATGATTCCACTTGTATTAGAGCTTGGTGGTAAAGACCCTGGTATCGTTCGTGAAGATGCTGACCTAGAGGAAGCTGCGAAACATATCGTAAGCGGTGCATTCTCATACTCTGGTCAACGTTGTACAGCAATTAAGCGCGTGCTTGTGCATGAAAATGTAGCAGACGAACTTGTTAGCTTATTAAAAGATCAAGTGGCTGAATTAACTGTTGGTTCTCCAGAACAAGACAGCACAATCGTTCCATTAATCGACGATAAATCTGCTGATTTCGTTCAAGGTTTAGTTGACGATGCGGTAGAAAAAGGTGCAACAATCGTAATCGGTAACAAACGTGAGCGCAACTTAATTTACCCAACATTAATTGACGATGTAACAGAAGACATGAAAGTTGCTTGGGAAGAGCCATTCGGTCCAATCCTTCCAATCATCCGTGTTTCTTCTGATGAACAAGCAATTGAAATTGCGAACAAATCAGATTTCGGTCTGCAAGCAAGTGTCTTCACAAAAGACATTAATAAAGCATTTGCAATTGCTAACAAAATTGACACTGGTTCCGTTCAAATTAACGGACGTACAGAGCGCGGTCCTGACCACTTCCCATTCATCGGTGTAAAAGGTTCTGGTATGGGAGCACAAGGTATTCATAAGAGCCTTGAATCTATGACACGTGAAAAAGTAACTGTATTAAACTTAGTTTAA
- a CDS encoding cardiolipin synthase yields MKNPKVQLLFVFTLVSIVLFLLDTSIISLYNFVDVLWSITIVGIAFIIFIENRSPQSTLAWFLVLALLPVVGVLLYALFGRSRWRRKKHLHRSEEQRKLFREILEGKRLDLSFTSSLSERSTYLTQVVQKFGGGPVANNTTTKLLTNGDQTFTNIIQAIENATHHIHIQYFIYRADEIGTKIRDALIKKAKSGVIVRFLYDGIGSNLLRNRFLQPMKDVGIEVVAFDPIRSPWPLETVNYRNHRKIVIVDGEIGFTGGLNVGDEYLGRSKKFPIWRDSHLRIEGKALYKLQAVFLEDWLYASSSLNTYSWKQFMNTKYFPGKEKYHAEGAVQIVAGGPSSDDTNIRNTLLAVIGSAKKSIWIATPYFIPDQETLTLLRLSAMAGIDVRILYPGKRDRIISDQASQSYFTPLLKAGASIYSYKDGFVHAKIVLVDDTIATIGTANMDVRSFELNYEIISVLYESKTVLDIKRDFEEDFNHSTEIRWKSFQKRSIQKRILESLMRLISPLL; encoded by the coding sequence ATGAAAAATCCTAAAGTTCAATTATTATTTGTATTTACACTTGTCTCTATCGTTCTCTTTCTGTTGGATACATCCATTATCTCACTATACAACTTTGTCGATGTACTATGGTCTATCACAATAGTAGGAATTGCCTTCATTATTTTTATCGAAAACCGTTCTCCACAAAGTACTTTAGCATGGTTTTTAGTATTAGCACTTCTTCCTGTTGTTGGTGTACTTTTGTACGCTCTTTTTGGCCGAAGTCGTTGGAGAAGAAAAAAGCATCTACATCGTTCAGAAGAACAAAGAAAATTATTCCGTGAGATTTTAGAAGGAAAACGCCTAGATTTATCATTTACTTCCTCATTAAGTGAGCGCTCTACTTATTTAACACAGGTTGTACAAAAATTCGGTGGCGGTCCTGTTGCCAATAATACCACAACAAAACTTTTAACAAATGGGGATCAAACATTTACAAACATTATACAAGCTATTGAAAATGCTACACATCATATACATATTCAATACTTTATTTATCGAGCAGATGAAATTGGTACAAAAATTCGAGATGCATTAATAAAGAAAGCAAAATCTGGTGTAATTGTACGCTTTCTTTATGATGGGATCGGAAGCAATTTATTACGAAATCGTTTCTTACAACCCATGAAAGATGTAGGAATTGAGGTTGTGGCATTTGATCCCATTCGTTCGCCATGGCCACTTGAAACAGTAAATTATCGTAATCATCGTAAAATTGTCATTGTAGATGGCGAGATTGGTTTTACAGGTGGGCTCAATGTTGGCGATGAGTATCTTGGTCGTTCGAAAAAATTCCCAATTTGGCGTGATAGCCACTTAAGAATAGAAGGAAAGGCATTGTACAAATTACAAGCAGTATTCCTTGAGGATTGGCTCTATGCCTCTAGTAGTCTAAATACTTATTCTTGGAAGCAATTTATGAATACAAAGTACTTTCCAGGTAAAGAAAAGTATCATGCAGAAGGTGCTGTTCAAATTGTAGCAGGTGGACCAAGTTCAGATGATACAAACATTCGTAATACTTTACTTGCTGTTATAGGTTCTGCTAAGAAATCAATTTGGATCGCAACACCCTACTTCATCCCGGATCAAGAAACATTAACATTACTACGTTTAAGTGCAATGGCTGGAATAGATGTCCGCATTCTATATCCAGGTAAGAGAGATCGAATCATTAGTGATCAAGCATCTCAATCATACTTCACACCACTTCTAAAAGCCGGTGCTTCAATTTACAGCTATAAAGATGGTTTTGTGCACGCTAAAATTGTACTTGTAGATGATACAATTGCAACAATTGGCACAGCAAATATGGATGTCCGTAGCTTTGAACTAAATTATGAAATTATTAGCGTACTTTATGAATCTAAGACAGTTCTTGATATTAAACGTGATTTTGAAGAGGACTTTAATCATTCAACTGAAATTCGCTGGAAATCATTTCAAAAACGTAGTATTCAAAAACGAATACTGGAATCCCTAATGCGTCTAATTTCTCCTTTATTATAA
- a CDS encoding MarR family transcriptional regulator: MQIAARELYSLIRDVYHQLQNNLENELEQFNISVVQFGVIQSLSDTEKTSMSDLKQKIGCAPSNVTTMIQRMKRDGFVTTTKNPADQRETLVYLTEKGKETKEKVNIQYKEFLKENFSYFEEEKFVTLSEILIDYKRHLLNVEKGTTKM, from the coding sequence ATGCAAATAGCGGCAAGGGAATTATATTCTTTAATTAGAGATGTATACCATCAATTACAAAATAATCTCGAAAATGAATTGGAACAATTCAACATTAGTGTGGTTCAATTTGGAGTAATACAATCGTTATCAGATACTGAAAAAACATCGATGTCGGATTTAAAACAAAAAATTGGTTGTGCTCCTAGTAATGTTACTACTATGATTCAACGAATGAAGAGAGATGGTTTTGTAACAACTACTAAAAATCCCGCTGATCAAAGAGAAACATTAGTATATTTAACCGAAAAAGGTAAAGAAACAAAAGAGAAAGTAAATATTCAATATAAGGAATTTCTTAAAGAAAACTTTTCTTATTTTGAAGAAGAAAAGTTTGTAACATTATCAGAAATTCTTATAGACTATAAACGCCATTTATTAAATGTTGAAAAGGGAACAACAAAAATGTAA
- a CDS encoding IS4 family transposase yields the protein MNLSIQDELLPFAEELQRYVTPVFLEELAREIGFIKRKRKFSGSDLATICIWISQRVASDPLVRLCSRLHAATGTLLSPEGLNKRLNAKAVLFLQHIFSLLLQQKVCEQTQISNHLFSYFQRIRILDATVFQVPNALEDVYPGSGGCAQTAGIKIQLEYDLHSGEFLNFQVGPGKNNDKTFGTGCLNTLRPGDLCIRDLGYFSLEDLDQMDQRGTYYISRLKLNTNVYMKNPNPEYFKNGAIKKQSEYIQIDVKQILKQLQPGETFELKHAYIGDKQQLFARVIFNRLTEEQLQKRRAKITEKEKSKNRTYSEKSKLVAGLNVYVTNIPWEWVPMEQVHELYTLRWQIEIIFKTWKSLFKIDHYRHVKQERLECQLYGKLIAIFLCSSTMFKMRQLLLKKKKRELKEYKAIGMIQDHLHLLYQAIRQSTIEMTKILIRLFHLLEKNGRKSHRYEKKTVFDIMGVVYEYSGLGKQKKAA from the coding sequence ATGAATCTCTCGATTCAAGATGAACTACTACCATTTGCAGAAGAATTACAACGATATGTTACACCTGTATTTTTAGAAGAACTTGCAAGAGAAATCGGATTTATAAAGCGAAAACGTAAGTTTTCTGGCTCAGACTTAGCTACGATTTGTATTTGGATTAGTCAACGAGTAGCAAGTGATCCCTTAGTACGATTATGTAGTAGGCTTCATGCAGCCACTGGTACTTTACTCAGCCCTGAGGGCTTAAATAAACGTTTAAACGCTAAAGCAGTTTTGTTTTTACAACATATTTTTTCTTTACTGTTACAACAAAAAGTATGTGAACAAACACAAATCTCTAACCATCTCTTCTCTTATTTTCAACGAATCCGTATCCTAGATGCTACCGTATTTCAGGTGCCAAATGCTTTAGAGGATGTATATCCAGGCTCTGGAGGCTGTGCTCAAACAGCCGGAATCAAAATTCAATTAGAATATGATCTGCACAGTGGAGAATTTCTTAACTTTCAAGTTGGACCAGGAAAAAATAACGACAAAACATTTGGCACGGGGTGCTTAAATACTTTACGACCAGGAGATTTATGTATTCGTGATTTGGGTTATTTTTCATTGGAAGACTTAGACCAAATGGATCAACGAGGTACATACTATATTTCTCGTTTAAAATTAAATACGAATGTATATATGAAAAATCCAAACCCAGAATACTTTAAAAATGGTGCAATTAAGAAGCAATCGGAATACATACAAATCGATGTGAAACAGATTTTGAAACAACTACAGCCAGGAGAAACATTTGAATTAAAACACGCTTATATTGGTGATAAGCAACAACTGTTTGCGCGCGTTATTTTTAATCGATTAACAGAAGAGCAACTTCAAAAACGACGAGCGAAGATTACGGAAAAAGAAAAATCTAAAAATAGAACGTACTCAGAGAAAAGTAAATTAGTAGCTGGATTAAACGTGTACGTGACGAATATACCTTGGGAATGGGTTCCGATGGAACAGGTACATGAATTATATACTTTACGTTGGCAAATAGAGATTATCTTTAAAACGTGGAAATCACTTTTCAAAATAGACCATTATCGTCATGTAAAACAGGAACGATTAGAGTGCCAATTATATGGAAAGCTAATCGCTATCTTCCTGTGCTCCTCTACTATGTTTAAAATGCGTCAACTTCTTTTGAAAAAGAAGAAAAGAGAATTAAAAGAATATAAAGCGATTGGAATGATTCAAGATCATTTACACCTATTGTATCAAGCTATACGACAAAGCACCATAGAAATGACAAAGATTCTAATCCGCCTATTCCACCTCCTAGAGAAGAATGGACGGAAATCTCATAGATATGAGAAAAAGACAGTTTTTGATATTATGGGTGTGGTCTATGAGTATAGTGGACTTGGAAAACAAAAGAAAGCAGCATAA
- a CDS encoding MFS transporter, with protein sequence MNDKGIKSMLFILAIAAFFIGMDSLVVSPLIPDIAKATATSMEKGGWLITSYALFYGLTAPFFGPISDKFGRKQMIVTGMFIFSIGTFCTGLTQDFSTILVFRALTGLSGAMIMPSIFALIGDKIPYKMRGTAMGMIMGAMVGSTVLGVPIGAFLTSMGNWQWTFYGIGILAMVVAFIIIGILPKTPPTNQIPVSAPMAMVSAIKTAFTNTSVFFALFSTFLWTVSLQGMFSYIGVYYKENFDFSVEKTGMIIFLAGAGSIIGNVIGGKLADKIGKKAIVSIATIIAAVGVVSFSLLTEHVISAIIAHVLWSTSIGFGQSSLTALISELNPKIRGTVMALNSSAMYIGMMFASAGASWLLMGGQTFLAIGILCAIASFLVLPIVHFLVKESSTISVDGQQVQVK encoded by the coding sequence ATGAATGACAAAGGAATTAAATCTATGCTATTTATACTAGCAATCGCAGCATTTTTTATTGGAATGGATTCTTTGGTGGTATCACCTTTAATTCCTGATATTGCTAAAGCTACTGCCACATCAATGGAAAAAGGAGGGTGGTTAATTACTTCTTATGCTCTATTCTATGGGTTAACTGCTCCATTTTTTGGACCGATCTCTGACAAATTTGGTCGTAAACAAATGATTGTAACAGGGATGTTTATATTTTCAATAGGAACTTTTTGTACAGGATTAACACAAGATTTTAGCACAATTTTAGTATTTCGTGCATTAACAGGCTTATCAGGAGCCATGATTATGCCAAGTATATTTGCATTAATAGGAGATAAAATACCATATAAAATGCGTGGCACGGCAATGGGGATGATAATGGGGGCTATGGTTGGCTCTACTGTTTTAGGAGTACCAATTGGGGCTTTCTTAACTTCTATGGGTAACTGGCAATGGACATTTTATGGTATAGGGATTTTAGCAATGGTAGTTGCATTTATTATAATTGGAATCTTACCTAAAACACCACCAACAAATCAAATTCCAGTTTCGGCACCAATGGCAATGGTTTCTGCAATTAAAACAGCGTTTACAAATACATCTGTGTTCTTTGCATTATTTTCTACTTTCTTGTGGACTGTTAGTTTACAAGGTATGTTTTCTTATATTGGAGTTTATTATAAAGAAAACTTCGATTTTAGTGTGGAGAAAACTGGAATGATAATTTTTTTGGCAGGAGCCGGTAGTATTATAGGAAACGTCATAGGTGGTAAATTAGCTGATAAAATCGGTAAAAAAGCAATTGTCTCAATTGCTACTATTATCGCTGCAGTTGGAGTTGTTAGTTTCTCATTATTAACTGAACATGTAATATCTGCAATTATCGCACATGTATTATGGAGTACATCAATTGGTTTTGGACAATCATCACTAACGGCCTTAATATCGGAATTAAACCCAAAAATAAGGGGTACTGTAATGGCCCTTAATAGCTCAGCGATGTATATTGGAATGATGTTTGCATCCGCAGGTGCTTCTTGGTTATTGATGGGTGGTCAGACATTCTTAGCTATTGGTATATTATGTGCAATCGCTAGTTTTCTAGTACTACCAATCGTTCATTTTTTAGTAAAAGAAAGTTCAACCATATCAGTAGACGGACAACAAGTTCAAGTAAAATAG
- a CDS encoding YhgE/Pip domain-containing protein, whose protein sequence is MLTIKQFFKQKMVLGGLLGIMAAVIIASFAFMGSTVNPVPKNLPIAIVIQDTGVNLPGQRSVNLGDEIKEQVLKNKQSTIKWTFLQSKKDALQGMKDKKYYAAIVFPPEISQQLVSLTTPKGQQTEVQVLVNQGMNYNAAMVSSQMIDKLIGGINENIRNTLLDQLSQRNMTLTTEQAKLLASPLLVKTELIHPVQSHTGNGNIPAMMTQVLWFTILISSLILFMAVQKFTNGRMTGKLVLSQILAGSVFVIVIASLILFIAHTILGVNIPNQGEIFLLLLFFGFMFFLLQSAVLNWIGRLGVPILMLVFFFSMPILSLAHEFLPDMTKYWLYSWTPLKYSVEALRSSFFFEGYGIGSNVQTMGLIGLVSLIIMTLSVFKKDKQKGSLSTASV, encoded by the coding sequence ATGCTTACAATAAAGCAATTTTTCAAACAAAAGATGGTTCTAGGTGGCTTGTTAGGCATTATGGCTGCTGTTATCATCGCTAGTTTTGCTTTTATGGGATCAACTGTTAATCCTGTACCTAAAAACTTGCCGATCGCTATAGTAATACAGGATACAGGTGTGAACTTACCAGGACAAAGAAGTGTAAATTTAGGAGATGAAATAAAAGAGCAAGTCCTGAAAAATAAGCAAAGCACAATTAAATGGACGTTTTTACAATCGAAAAAAGATGCATTGCAAGGGATGAAGGATAAGAAGTATTACGCTGCCATTGTGTTTCCACCAGAAATATCCCAGCAACTTGTATCGCTGACCACACCTAAGGGACAACAAACTGAGGTGCAAGTCTTGGTGAATCAAGGAATGAACTATAATGCCGCAATGGTTTCGAGCCAAATGATTGATAAGCTCATTGGAGGGATAAATGAAAATATCCGTAATACCTTGCTTGATCAGCTTTCACAAAGAAATATGACACTAACAACTGAACAGGCAAAGTTATTAGCAAGCCCATTACTTGTTAAAACGGAGTTGATTCATCCAGTTCAATCACATACAGGAAATGGAAATATCCCTGCTATGATGACACAAGTTTTATGGTTTACTATTCTTATCAGTTCATTAATTTTATTTATGGCTGTCCAAAAGTTTACAAACGGACGTATGACAGGAAAATTAGTCCTATCACAGATTCTTGCAGGTTCTGTTTTCGTGATAGTAATTGCAAGTTTAATTCTTTTCATTGCTCATACTATACTCGGGGTAAACATACCAAACCAAGGAGAAATTTTCTTATTATTACTTTTCTTTGGCTTTATGTTCTTTCTTTTGCAAAGTGCAGTACTCAACTGGATTGGGCGTCTAGGGGTACCAATATTAATGCTAGTCTTCTTCTTTTCTATGCCAATCTTATCATTGGCACACGAATTTCTTCCGGATATGACAAAATATTGGTTATATTCTTGGACCCCTCTTAAATACAGTGTAGAAGCATTGCGTAGCAGTTTCTTCTTTGAAGGGTACGGAATAGGATCAAATGTTCAGACGATGGGGCTTATTGGACTTGTATCTCTTATAATTATGACACTGTCTGTATTCAAAAAAGATAAACAAAAAGGTTCTTTATCTACTGCATCAGTATAG